The following are encoded together in the Jaculus jaculus isolate mJacJac1 chromosome 3, mJacJac1.mat.Y.cur, whole genome shotgun sequence genome:
- the Atp5mg gene encoding ATP synthase subunit g, mitochondrial translates to MGRGSCGGSFGRGVTFSRPAGRRTFQPTAMAQFVRNLAQRAPELVNAAVTYSKPRLATFWHYAKVELVPPSPAEIPTAIQSLKNIIRSAKTGAFKHLTVKEAMLNGLVATEVWMWFYIGEIIGKRGIVGYNV, encoded by the exons ATGGGACGGGGGTCCTGCGGTGGGTCCTTCGGGCGGGGGGTGACTTTCAGCCGGCCTGCGGGACGACGGACCTTCCAGCCTACAGCCATGGCTCAGTTCGTCCGCAATCTGGCGCAGAGGGCCCCGGAGCTGGTGAACG ctgCTGTGACTTACTCGAAGCCTCGATTGGCCACATTTTGGCACTATGCCAAGGTTGAGCTGGTTCCTCCAAGCCCTGCTGAAATCCCTACAGCTATTCAGAGCTTGAAAAACATAATCCGGAGTGCTAAAACTGGTGCCTTCAAGCATCTTACAGTTAAG gaagcaATGCTGAATGGTTTGGTGGCCACTGAAGTATGGATGTGGTTTTATATTGGCGAGATCATAGGCAAGCGTGGCATCGTTGGCTATAATGTTTGA